In the Maribacter sp. MJ134 genome, one interval contains:
- a CDS encoding 3'-5' exonuclease, with product MLQKINLENILFLDIETVPEKENFEDLDDAKKELWDQKSRYQRKDDYTPEEFYDRAGIWAEFGTIVCISVGYFSLNGDSKTFRVTSFQGGEVKLLKEFKNLLNSHFNQPKHLLCAHNGKEFDFPYIARRMIIHGISLPYKLDLFGKKPWEVPHLDTMELWKFGDYKHYTSLKLMAHILGIPSPKEDIDGSMVRDVFYEEKDIDRIVNYCELDVVTTAQVFLKMRNDPVLNDNEIKNV from the coding sequence ATGTTACAAAAGATTAACTTGGAAAATATCTTATTTCTGGATATTGAAACCGTTCCCGAAAAGGAAAATTTTGAAGATTTGGATGACGCTAAAAAAGAACTCTGGGACCAAAAATCGCGCTACCAAAGAAAAGACGATTACACCCCCGAAGAATTTTACGATCGTGCGGGTATCTGGGCAGAGTTTGGAACAATAGTATGTATTTCTGTAGGTTATTTTAGTTTAAACGGTGATTCCAAAACGTTTCGGGTAACCAGTTTTCAAGGTGGTGAGGTAAAATTACTGAAGGAATTTAAAAACCTCTTAAACAGTCATTTTAATCAACCGAAACACTTGCTATGTGCACATAATGGAAAAGAATTTGATTTCCCCTATATCGCAAGAAGAATGATTATCCACGGTATATCATTACCCTACAAACTGGATTTGTTCGGAAAAAAACCATGGGAAGTACCACATTTGGACACCATGGAACTTTGGAAGTTCGGTGATTACAAACACTATACTTCTCTAAAACTTATGGCCCATATTCTGGGAATCCCGTCACCAAAGGAAGATATAGACGGTAGTATGGTGCGCGACGTCTTTTATGAAGAGAAGGATATTGACCGCATAGTAAACTATTGCGAGCTAGACGTAGTTACCACCGCACAGGTATTCTTGAAAATGAGAAATGACCCTGTATTAAATGATAATGAAATTAAAAACGTATAA
- a CDS encoding DUF3078 domain-containing protein — protein MKNILLTTALLFACALGFSQTEEELKAQMAPKTDSIAAIQGRVDAIQAQIDALPGWKKGAFGTIGANLSSFNNWYAQGSPNNSSGNIGVTVNGFANLNQEKFFWRNSANINLGWVKFDDKDDPADDDSFRQAADVFTITSLYGRKISEKFAISGLGEYRTTILDNFNDPGYLDLGVGATWTPITDLVVVIHPLNYNFVFSNNDAVFESSLGAKIVADYTRKIGAVNFKTNLSMFQSYKSGDLSNYTWINSFGYTLWNGIGLGFEFGLRNNKQEALNFALNQTPATATSFEDVENDLQTYILFGLNYAF, from the coding sequence ATGAAAAACATTTTACTAACAACGGCGCTACTGTTTGCATGCGCTTTAGGTTTCTCACAAACCGAAGAAGAATTAAAGGCCCAAATGGCCCCTAAAACAGATTCTATTGCTGCCATACAGGGAAGGGTAGATGCTATTCAAGCACAGATTGATGCACTTCCTGGATGGAAAAAAGGAGCGTTTGGTACCATTGGTGCTAACTTAAGCAGCTTTAATAACTGGTATGCGCAAGGGTCACCGAACAACTCCTCTGGTAACATTGGTGTTACGGTAAATGGTTTTGCCAACCTGAATCAAGAGAAATTTTTCTGGAGAAATTCTGCGAACATTAACCTTGGATGGGTAAAATTTGACGATAAAGATGATCCGGCTGACGACGATAGTTTTAGACAAGCAGCGGACGTATTTACGATTACTTCACTTTACGGTCGTAAAATCAGCGAAAAATTCGCCATCTCTGGATTAGGAGAATATAGGACTACGATTCTGGATAATTTCAATGATCCTGGCTACTTGGATTTAGGTGTTGGTGCTACGTGGACTCCGATAACGGATTTAGTGGTAGTCATTCACCCCTTAAACTACAACTTTGTATTTAGCAACAACGATGCTGTTTTTGAATCTTCTTTAGGAGCCAAGATAGTTGCGGATTACACTAGAAAAATTGGAGCGGTTAACTTTAAGACCAACTTATCCATGTTCCAGAGTTATAAGAGCGGAGACCTATCTAACTATACGTGGATAAACTCTTTTGGATATACCCTATGGAACGGCATTGGACTTGGTTTTGAGTTCGGTCTAAGAAACAATAAACAAGAAGCATTGAATTTTGCTTTGAACCAAACACCTGCAACGGCTACATCTTTTGAAGATGTTGAAAACGATTTACAGACCTATATTTTATTTGGTTTAAACTATGCCTTCTAG
- a CDS encoding S8 family serine peptidase yields MNYQIPESKMYTSISIILLFILICPLAFGQSEKLKSLIDKEYDFSKIGAMHVDLEFDFEDNRKKTLALAKINNWKVKEVLADGKKIELQEVGTDGSPIFYETYAEDASQTSRASTLHTNGLLELDLDGAGMQVGVWDSGVALTTHQEYDIRATVADGSNEIDAHATMVTGSIISSGIKKEAKGVAHAANVLSHDWTRDKIEVTEAAANGLLLSNHSYGIKTDRVPDWYFGSYIKVSQDWDRIMYNAPYYLMVTAAGNAQNRRDNDAPIFGTSSDGFDLMLGFTIAKNGLTIAGANTKVDRKGNLKEAEVSPYSSFGPVDDGRIKPDLAGDGSSIVSTYATSNTSYNASSGTSMATPGVTGALLLLQQYNEQLYGSYLKAATLKGLALHTADDVAQAGPDYKMGWGIMNAKKAAEALINKDYTTHISEENLEDGATFTFTVTANGNETLAASISWTDPESEYINRGVVNDKRIALVNDLDVRITQDGKTFFPWKLNPIDPKAGAKQGDNLVDPFERIDIPNAKGTYTITVSHKGALKNNAQDFSLLISGAKMNHCSIATPDGLALDAASTNEITTSWNGTLDALYEVQYKNENEDQWITEYVTNDSFVLKDLLVNENYILRVRTFCSQNIASEYTDEYRFTFLGESTVVGPLDFNETFNKDAEVNFSVYPNPAANEIRLNTEVADTAMYSIVSSSGIELKTGSAKNAQINVADLATGLYIIQVQDLGSKKSAKFFKY; encoded by the coding sequence ATGAACTACCAAATACCTGAGAGCAAAATGTATACATCGATTAGTATCATTTTGCTCTTTATTTTAATTTGTCCATTAGCTTTTGGCCAGTCCGAAAAATTAAAGTCCCTTATTGATAAGGAATATGATTTCTCCAAGATAGGGGCAATGCACGTAGATCTAGAATTTGATTTTGAAGATAATAGGAAAAAAACGTTGGCGCTTGCCAAGATAAACAACTGGAAAGTTAAAGAAGTACTTGCCGATGGTAAAAAAATAGAATTACAAGAAGTGGGTACCGATGGTAGCCCTATTTTTTACGAAACCTATGCTGAGGATGCAAGTCAGACTTCAAGAGCGTCTACGTTACATACAAACGGTTTGTTGGAACTGGATTTGGATGGAGCAGGAATGCAGGTAGGGGTTTGGGATTCTGGTGTTGCGCTTACAACGCATCAAGAATATGATATCCGAGCTACTGTAGCCGATGGAAGCAACGAGATAGATGCACACGCTACTATGGTAACTGGTAGCATTATTTCATCTGGAATAAAGAAAGAAGCCAAAGGGGTTGCCCATGCCGCAAATGTACTTTCACACGATTGGACAAGAGATAAAATAGAGGTGACAGAGGCAGCAGCTAACGGTCTATTACTTTCTAATCACTCTTATGGTATCAAAACCGATAGAGTGCCGGACTGGTATTTTGGCTCCTATATCAAGGTTTCCCAGGATTGGGACAGGATAATGTATAACGCTCCCTATTATTTAATGGTTACTGCCGCAGGTAATGCTCAGAACAGGAGAGATAACGATGCTCCCATCTTTGGAACGAGTAGTGACGGTTTTGATCTGATGTTGGGTTTTACCATAGCTAAGAACGGACTTACGATAGCCGGTGCAAATACTAAGGTAGATAGAAAAGGAAACCTCAAGGAAGCTGAGGTATCCCCATACAGTAGCTTTGGCCCTGTGGATGATGGAAGGATCAAACCAGATTTAGCGGGCGATGGATCTTCTATCGTGTCTACGTACGCAACGAGTAATACAAGCTATAATGCCTCCTCTGGAACGTCAATGGCCACTCCGGGTGTTACAGGGGCGTTATTGTTGTTACAACAGTATAACGAACAATTGTACGGTTCTTATCTAAAAGCGGCGACCTTAAAAGGATTGGCTTTGCATACGGCGGATGATGTAGCCCAGGCCGGACCTGATTATAAAATGGGATGGGGCATTATGAACGCTAAAAAAGCTGCCGAAGCACTTATAAACAAAGACTATACGACTCATATTTCTGAAGAGAACCTAGAGGACGGTGCCACCTTTACCTTTACCGTAACGGCAAATGGAAATGAAACCTTAGCTGCTTCTATTTCTTGGACCGACCCAGAATCGGAATACATCAATAGAGGAGTAGTAAACGATAAAAGGATTGCACTGGTGAATGACTTGGACGTAAGGATTACCCAAGATGGAAAAACTTTTTTTCCCTGGAAACTAAATCCAATTGATCCTAAGGCAGGTGCAAAACAAGGCGATAACCTTGTAGACCCTTTTGAAAGAATAGATATCCCAAATGCAAAAGGTACGTATACGATTACCGTATCCCATAAGGGCGCACTAAAGAATAATGCTCAGGATTTTTCGCTATTAATTTCAGGCGCTAAAATGAACCATTGTAGTATTGCCACCCCGGATGGTCTTGCTTTGGATGCGGCCTCGACGAATGAGATAACAACATCATGGAACGGTACTTTGGATGCACTGTATGAAGTACAATATAAAAATGAAAATGAGGACCAATGGATTACGGAATACGTGACCAACGATTCTTTTGTACTGAAAGATCTACTAGTCAATGAAAACTACATCCTACGGGTACGCACATTTTGTTCTCAAAACATTGCATCAGAATATACTGATGAGTATCGTTTTACGTTCTTAGGTGAATCGACGGTAGTGGGTCCACTAGATTTCAATGAAACGTTCAATAAAGACGCAGAAGTTAATTTTTCAGTCTATCCCAACCCAGCGGCAAATGAGATCAGGTTAAATACAGAGGTAGCCGATACGGCCATGTATAGCATCGTATCTTCCTCCGGAATTGAACTCAAAACAGGGTCTGCAAAGAATGCTCAAATCAATGTGGCAGATTTGGCCACAGGATTGTACATTATACAAGTTCAGGATTTGGGAAGTAAAAAAAGTGCTAAATTTTTTAAATATTAA
- a CDS encoding endonuclease has protein sequence MRFSLFKKRKSKHLCTLAFYNLENLFDAEDNDHTLDEDFTPEGFKKWTPKRYQQKLGKLAKTIFEIGKGCNTHPPVLIGVAEAENKSVLQDLIKKDSLASIPYDIVHYESPDERGIDTALIFHQKYFKILNTAPLPLIIKNLDGARDTTRDILYVHGQLNGEEIHVFVNHWPSRRDGSDSTEYKRIIAAEVILKKMASIEENHSNPNYIIMGDFNDDPHSASIQKLLANSALYNPMEKLHAPKIRGSANYKKSWSLFDQIILSHNFFNYQKGSHSFDRANIYDDASLKEYKGKYKGSPFRTYAGSKYLGGYSDHFPVYIILKYNK, from the coding sequence ATGCGATTTTCCCTTTTTAAAAAAAGAAAAAGTAAACATCTCTGTACGCTGGCATTTTATAATCTTGAAAACTTATTCGATGCCGAGGATAATGACCATACTTTAGACGAAGATTTTACTCCAGAGGGTTTTAAAAAATGGACACCCAAAAGATACCAACAAAAACTGGGTAAGCTAGCTAAAACCATTTTTGAAATAGGAAAAGGCTGCAATACGCATCCCCCGGTATTGATCGGGGTGGCTGAAGCGGAGAACAAGTCGGTGTTACAAGATCTTATTAAAAAGGATTCATTAGCAAGCATTCCTTACGATATTGTCCACTATGAATCCCCCGACGAGAGAGGTATAGATACTGCGCTTATTTTTCATCAGAAGTATTTTAAAATCCTGAATACAGCACCGTTACCATTGATCATAAAAAATCTGGATGGTGCCCGAGATACCACAAGAGATATACTATATGTACATGGGCAATTGAATGGGGAAGAAATTCATGTATTCGTAAACCATTGGCCCTCTAGGAGAGACGGAAGCGATTCTACGGAATATAAAAGAATCATTGCCGCGGAAGTAATTTTAAAGAAGATGGCGTCAATCGAGGAAAACCATAGTAATCCTAATTACATCATTATGGGAGATTTTAATGATGACCCTCATTCAGCCAGTATACAAAAATTGCTAGCTAATAGTGCGCTCTATAACCCTATGGAGAAATTACATGCTCCTAAAATAAGGGGAAGCGCCAATTATAAGAAAAGTTGGAGCCTTTTTGATCAAATTATTTTATCACACAATTTTTTTAACTACCAAAAGGGTTCGCATAGCTTTGATAGGGCCAATATTTATGATGATGCGTCCTTAAAGGAGTATAAGGGGAAATATAAAGGGAGCCCATTTAGAACCTACGCCGGGAGTAAATATTTGGGCGGTTATAGCGATCATTTTCCTGTTTACATTATTCTGAAATATAATAAGTAA
- a CDS encoding SH3 domain-containing protein — MVKQIGLVLIFCLAFQVSAQEILYVHADNGLIIRKEPTRKGDKTGKLDYGASVRIVQRTNFPLSILDDGETINGVWVEIEDLGQSYPKKKGYVFDGYLKEDAPPQRIQLVFNDFVFQMDEIVVWDTKEELAKVHKDRAQVSVELGESPEGKKFYLKNHDYEKIEVYQRFENSITIMNEGPHCDLTEWKHYDSPWQKLKLQEGSNSFMTTTYAPEDWQKFIPVDMAELKLAVKNNCQEHWLDLLMNVKDVNDYPIDVSMSRIFLKLILTDKNKVTNEKLIVFNIPMGC, encoded by the coding sequence ATGGTTAAACAAATAGGTCTGGTATTAATATTTTGTCTCGCTTTTCAAGTAAGCGCGCAAGAAATTCTTTACGTACATGCAGATAATGGACTTATTATTAGAAAAGAGCCTACAAGAAAGGGAGATAAGACAGGAAAACTAGATTATGGAGCGTCAGTCCGCATCGTTCAACGAACCAACTTTCCCTTAAGTATTTTAGATGATGGCGAGACAATTAATGGTGTTTGGGTAGAAATTGAAGACCTTGGTCAATCCTATCCCAAAAAGAAAGGCTATGTATTCGATGGGTATCTTAAAGAAGATGCTCCACCACAACGAATTCAGCTTGTTTTTAATGATTTCGTTTTTCAAATGGACGAAATCGTTGTTTGGGATACAAAAGAAGAGCTGGCAAAAGTTCATAAAGATCGTGCTCAAGTTTCAGTAGAATTGGGGGAGTCCCCAGAAGGTAAAAAGTTTTACTTAAAAAATCACGACTATGAAAAAATAGAGGTATACCAGCGTTTTGAAAATAGTATAACTATTATGAACGAAGGACCACACTGTGACTTAACGGAATGGAAGCACTATGACTCACCATGGCAAAAACTAAAACTCCAAGAAGGAAGTAATTCATTCATGACCACTACATACGCTCCAGAAGATTGGCAAAAATTTATACCTGTTGATATGGCAGAACTTAAACTAGCGGTAAAAAACAATTGTCAAGAACACTGGTTAGATTTATTAATGAATGTAAAAGATGTAAACGACTATCCTATTGACGTATCAATGAGTAGAATTTTTTTAAAATTAATTTTGACTGACAAAAATAAAGTGACTAACGAAAAGCTAATTGTTTTTAATATTCCCATGGGTTGTTAA
- the hflX gene encoding GTPase HflX — MLEKKTNTYEKTVLIGILNREQNEEKVTEYLDELEFLTYTAGGEVLKRFIQRMDVPNPKTLIGSGKMLEVEKFVEENEIGSVIFDDELTPAQQRNIEKQLRCKIIDRTSLILDIFAQRAQTSYARTQVELAQYEYLLPRLTGLWTHLERQKGGIGMRGPGETEIETDRRIVRDRITLLKKKLLKIDKQMETQRGNRGALVRVALVGYTNVGKSTLMNVISKSDVFAENKLFATLDTTVRKVVIGNLPFLLSDTVGFIRKLPTQLVESFKSTLDEVREADLLLHVVDISHPQFEEHIDSVHQILDEIKSADKRTIMVFNKIDQHENEVIEEDDLVTERTSKHFTIADWKSTWMEKVGDRALFISALNKENLDEFRKRVYDEVRDIHVTRFPYNNFLYPEHLDEY, encoded by the coding sequence ATGTTAGAAAAGAAAACCAATACCTACGAAAAAACAGTACTCATTGGTATCCTGAACAGGGAACAGAATGAGGAAAAGGTTACAGAATACTTGGACGAGCTTGAATTTTTGACCTACACTGCTGGCGGAGAAGTTTTAAAACGCTTTATACAACGAATGGATGTGCCCAATCCAAAAACACTTATCGGAAGCGGTAAAATGTTAGAGGTGGAAAAATTTGTTGAAGAGAATGAAATAGGCTCTGTTATTTTTGATGACGAACTTACACCTGCACAACAGCGAAATATAGAAAAACAGCTTCGCTGCAAGATTATTGACCGTACCAGTCTTATCCTAGATATTTTTGCTCAGCGCGCACAGACCAGTTATGCCCGTACGCAAGTAGAGCTAGCCCAATACGAGTATCTGCTGCCCCGGCTAACCGGTTTATGGACACACCTAGAGCGACAAAAAGGTGGTATCGGTATGCGTGGTCCCGGGGAAACGGAAATAGAAACGGATAGGCGTATAGTAAGAGATCGTATAACCTTACTTAAAAAGAAACTTCTTAAGATCGATAAGCAAATGGAAACCCAGCGGGGTAATAGAGGAGCTTTGGTTAGGGTTGCCTTGGTAGGCTACACTAATGTAGGCAAATCTACCTTAATGAACGTTATCAGTAAAAGTGATGTTTTTGCAGAGAACAAACTCTTTGCCACTTTGGACACGACCGTTCGTAAAGTAGTCATTGGTAATCTTCCTTTTCTATTGAGTGATACGGTGGGGTTCATTAGAAAGCTTCCGACCCAGTTGGTAGAGAGTTTTAAGAGTACTTTGGATGAGGTACGCGAGGCTGACCTGTTATTACACGTTGTGGATATTTCTCATCCCCAATTCGAAGAACACATAGATTCTGTTCATCAAATTTTAGACGAGATAAAAAGTGCCGACAAAAGAACCATAATGGTTTTTAATAAAATTGACCAACACGAGAATGAAGTAATAGAGGAAGACGATTTAGTCACCGAACGCACTTCCAAACATTTTACCATTGCCGACTGGAAAAGTACATGGATGGAAAAAGTGGGCGATCGTGCCTTGTTCATATCCGCCCTTAATAAAGAAAACCTTGACGAATTTAGGAAGAGGGTTTATGATGAGGTAAGAGACATTCATGTGACGCGTTTTCCTTACAATAATTTCCTTTATCCAGAACATTTAGATGAGTATTAA